One part of the Lotus japonicus ecotype B-129 chromosome 2, LjGifu_v1.2 genome encodes these proteins:
- the LOC130737427 gene encoding extra-large guanine nucleotide-binding protein 1-like — protein sequence MATLLRKLKASVPPTVTVESEDSISSYEYSFALVYNGPPLSYSIPEVPAFKIDQIPIAAIAPVSDDFSVPVIQPLGKPHYRKKQRHKLLSPDSSLSPNLDSHASNSDADDVLECKGTLGSPGVDDDRDIREFHSGTTLVPKNSDTTESESDSSSCFGSFEICSFREDEPKVETPRTRHAKRPSAVTFRDPESNDMLEASSQEYFSSQIGSTSIFPVKPHAVRPGKKGTCYRCLEGNRLMSKEVCIVCSAKYCRGCVIRAMGSMPQGRKCVTCIGYGIDEEKRGKLGKCSWLLKQLLSEFVVAQVMLDERSCEVNQIPPELVVVNSQPLDREQLMLLLNCSNPPKQLKPGFYWYDKSIGFWGKEGQPPCEVISPQLDVGGRMQKTASNGNTNVTINDREITKKELVILKIAEVPCEGTPNFWVSADGSYREEGQKKDRGRIWDKRRTKFVSAILSLPVPSIVTLSDEGEIAKIQSLQKKTLHKFLLVGSVNSGACTIFKQAKILYNCPFSENELQNIKLVIQCNLFTYLGILLEGREKFEEECLLENKEGLPHNETSSSGNTGDNVATTLYTIGSRLKGFSDWLLKYMVLGNLDAVFPAAIREYGPLVEGLWRDEAIQATYNRRNELTMLPRSANYFLDRAVEISKIDYEPSDMDILYAEGLSLSNSLTSMEFSFPKLRSEESLYPEYQHESSLRYQLIRVHPKSLGENCKWLEMFEDTDVVLFSVALTDYDEYIVDNKGVATNKMMVAKHLFENIIAHQTCRNKKFLLILTKLDLLEEKIELVPLTRCEWFCDFNPVISHNHKKGGNNGNSPPLAQSAFQYIAVKFRRLFRSLTDRKLFVSLVTGLERDTIDEAFRYGREVMEWEKWDPSLVTEKSEITSTSIDEASSS from the exons ATGGCTACCCTTCTAAGGAAGTTGAAGGCTTCTGTGCCTCCTACTGTTACTGTGGAAAGTGAAGACAGCATTAGCAGCTATGAGTACTCTTTTGCCTTGGTGTACAATGGCCCTCCTCTCAGTTACTCCATCCCTGAAGTCCCTGCTTTCAAAATTGACCAAATCCCAATTGCAGCTATAGCTCCTGTTTCTGATGATTTCTCTGTCCCAGTTATCCAACCACTTGGTAAACCTCATTATAGAAAGAAGCAAAGACACAAACTTTTATCACCAGATTCTTCCCTGTCTCCAAATTTGGACTCTCATGCATCAAACAGTGATGCTGATGATGTGCTTGAGTGCAAGGGTACTTTGGGATCACCTGGAGTTGATGATGACAGAGATATCAGAGAGTTTCACAGTGGAACGACTCTGGTTCCTAAAAACTCTGATACcacagaatcagaatcagattCAAGCTCTTGTTTTGGTTCTTTTGAGATTTGCTCATTCAGAGAAGATGAGCCAAAGGTAGAAACTCCAAGAACAAGACATGCTAAGCGTCCTTCTGCGGTGACATTTCGTGATCCTGAGTCAAATGACATGTTAGAAGCCAGTAGTCAGGAGTATTTTAGTTCTCAGATTGGAAGTACTAGTATTTTCCCTGTGAAGCCACATGCTGTGAGACCAGGGAAGAAAGGCACTTGCTATAGGTGCCTTGAAGGGAATCGTCTCATGTCGAAGGAGGTTTGCATTGTGTGCAGTGCAAAGTATTGCCGCGGCTGCGTGATAAGGGCAATGGGGTCCATGCCTCAGGGAAGGAAATGTGTTACTTGCATCGGTTATGGGattgatgaggaaaagaggGGGAAGCTGGGCAAATGTTCTTGGTTGCTGAAGCAGTTACTTTCTGAGTTTGTGGTTGCTCAAGTCATGCTTGATGAAAGGTCTTGTGAAGTAAATCAAATACCACCAGAGCTTGTTGTAGTGAACTCACAACCACTTGATAGGGAACAACTCATGTTGCTCCTTAACTGCTCAAACCCACCAAAGCAATTAAAACCAGGATTCTATTGGTATGATAAATCAATTGGATTTTGGGGAAAG GAAGGTCAACCCCCTTGTGAAGTTATCAGCCCCCAGCTAGATGTCGGGGGTCGCATGCAGAAAACTGCAAGCAATGGAAACACAAATGTTACTATTAATGATCGCGAGATTACTAAAAAGGAGCTTGTGATACTTAAG ATAGCAGAAGTGCCCTGTGAAGGAACGCCCAACTTTTGGGTGAGTGCTGATGGGTCATACCGGGAAGAGGGGCAGAAGAAAGACCGGGGGCGTATATGGGATAAG CGGCGAACAAAGTTTGTTTCTGCAATTCTATCTTTGCCAGTTCCTTCAATTGTTACTCTTTCTGATGAAGGTGAAATAGCCAAGATACAGAGCCTTCAAAAGAAAACACTTCACAAATTTCTACTTGTTGGTTCTGTCAATTCAGGAGCATGTACTATATTTAAACAG GCCAAGATTCTTTATAATTGTCCATTCTCTGAAAATGAGCtccaaaatatcaagttggTGATCCAATGCAACCTGTTTACCTACCTCGGTATACTGCTGGAAGGGCGTGAAAAATTTGAAGAAGAGTGTTTGCTGGAGAATAAAGAAGGATTGCCTCATAATGAAACCTCTTCATCTG GGAATACCGGTGATAATGTTGCCACAACACTCTATACCATTGGCTCAAGACTGAAAGGTTTCTCAGATTGGCTACTAAAATACATGGTGTTAGGGAACTTGGATGCAGTATTTCCAGCTGCTATACGCGAATATGGACCACTGGTTGAGGGTTTATGGAGGGATGAGGCGATTCAGGCGACATATAACAGGAGAAATGAACTAACGATGCTACCAAGAAGTGCTAACTATTTTCTAGACCGG GCTGTTGAAATTTCCAAGATTGACTATGAACCCTCTGATATGGACATCTTGTATGCTGAGGGGTTATCCTTATCCAACAGCCTCACTTCAATGGAATTTTCATTTCCCAAGTTAAGGAGTGAGGAGTCTTTGTATCCTGAGTATCAACATGAATCTTCTCTCAG ATACCAACTGATCAGAGTGCATCCTAAAAGCCTTGGAGAAAACTGCAAGTGGTTGGAGATGTTTGAAGACACAGATGTTGTATTGTTTTCTGTAGCCTTAACTGACTATGATGAGTACATTGTAGACAATAAAGGAGTTGCTACCAACAAAATGATGGTAGCTAAGCATCTCTTTGAAAACATCATTGCTCATCAAACCTGCCGCAACAAAAAATTTCTGTTAATACTTACAAAATTGGACCTGCTTGAGGAAAAGATTGAACTGGTTCCCCTTACAAGATGTGAATGGTTTTGTGACTTCAACCCGGTTATCAGTCACAATCACAAGAAAGGTGGTAACAATGGCAATAGCCCTCCGTTAGCTCAAAGTGCTTTTCAATATATTGCTGTGAAGTTCAGGAGATTGTTTCGTTCTCTCACGGACCGAAAGCTGTTTGTTTCACTGGTTACTGGGTTGGAACGTGACACCATTGATGAGGCTTTCAGATATGGCAGGGAAGTTATGGAGTGGGAAAAATGGGATCCCTCTCTTGTAACAGAGAAGTCAGAGATTACTTCAACAAGCATTGATGAGGCAAGCTCCTCGTGA